Proteins co-encoded in one Sulfuricaulis limicola genomic window:
- the atpD gene encoding F0F1 ATP synthase subunit beta — MSNGKIVQIIGAVVDAEFPREHLPKVYYALKVEGGLTLEVQQQLGDGVVRCIAMGSTDGIKRGLSVTDTGAPISVPVGTKTLGRIMDVLGNPIDEKGPVGEEKRMPIHRTAPSYEDQAASAELLETGIKVIDLICPFAKGGKIGLFGGAGVGKTVNMMELIRNIAVEHSGYSVFAGVGERTREGNDFYHEMKEGGVLDKVALVYGQMNEPPGNRLRVGLTGLTIAENFRDEGKDVLLFIDNIYRYTLAGTEVSALLGRMPSAVGYQPTLAYEMGILQERITSTKKGSITSVQAVYVPADDLTDPSPATTFSHLDATVVLSRQVAELGIYPAVDPLDSTSRQVDPNIIGEEHYRTTRDVQATLQRYKELQDIIAILGMDELSEDDKLTVSRARKIQRFLSQPFFVAEVFTGSAGKYVSLKDTIRGFRGIVDGEYDSYPEQAFYMVGSIEEVAEKAKTL; from the coding sequence ATGAGTAACGGAAAAATCGTGCAAATCATCGGCGCCGTGGTCGACGCGGAATTCCCGCGCGAGCACCTGCCGAAGGTGTATTACGCGCTCAAGGTCGAGGGCGGGCTCACGCTCGAGGTGCAGCAGCAGCTCGGTGACGGCGTGGTGCGCTGCATCGCCATGGGTTCCACCGACGGCATCAAGCGCGGCCTGTCGGTTACCGATACCGGCGCGCCGATCTCGGTGCCGGTCGGCACCAAGACCCTCGGCCGCATCATGGACGTGCTCGGCAACCCGATCGACGAAAAGGGCCCGGTCGGAGAAGAAAAGCGCATGCCGATCCACCGCACCGCACCGTCCTATGAAGACCAGGCCGCGAGCGCGGAGCTGCTCGAGACCGGCATCAAGGTGATCGACCTCATCTGCCCGTTCGCCAAGGGCGGCAAGATCGGCCTGTTCGGCGGCGCCGGCGTGGGCAAGACCGTGAACATGATGGAACTGATCCGCAACATCGCGGTGGAACATTCCGGTTACTCGGTGTTCGCTGGCGTCGGCGAGCGCACCCGCGAAGGCAACGACTTCTATCACGAAATGAAGGAAGGCGGCGTGCTCGACAAGGTGGCGCTGGTGTACGGCCAGATGAACGAGCCGCCGGGCAACCGCCTGCGCGTCGGCCTGACCGGCCTGACCATCGCCGAGAACTTCCGCGACGAAGGCAAGGACGTGCTGCTGTTCATCGACAACATCTACCGTTACACGCTGGCGGGAACCGAAGTGTCCGCCCTGCTGGGCCGCATGCCCTCGGCCGTGGGTTACCAGCCGACGCTGGCCTACGAAATGGGCATCCTGCAGGAGCGCATCACCTCGACCAAGAAGGGCTCGATCACCTCGGTGCAGGCGGTGTACGTGCCGGCCGACGACCTGACCGACCCGTCCCCGGCGACGACCTTCTCGCACCTGGACGCGACCGTGGTGCTGTCGCGCCAGGTTGCCGAGCTCGGCATCTATCCGGCCGTGGACCCGCTCGACTCCACCAGCCGCCAGGTTGACCCGAACATCATCGGCGAGGAGCACTACCGCACCACGCGCGACGTGCAGGCCACCCTGCAGCGCTACAAGGAACTGCAGGACATCATCGCGATCCTGGGCATGGACGAGCTGTCCGAGGACGACAAGCTGACGGTGAGCCGCGCGCGCAAGATCCAGCGCTTCCTGTCGCAGCCGTTCTTCGTGGCCGAGGTGTTCACCGGCAGCGCCGGCAAGTATGTCTCGCTCAAGGACACCATCCGCGGGTTCCGCGGCATCGTCGACGGCGAATACGACAGCTATCCGGAACAGGCCTTCTACATGGTCGGTTCCATCGAAGAAGTCGCCGAGAAGGCGAAGACCCTCTGA
- the glmU gene encoding bifunctional UDP-N-acetylglucosamine diphosphorylase/glucosamine-1-phosphate N-acetyltransferase GlmU, with protein sequence MSAPLEIVILAAGQGKRMYSDLPKVLHGLAGKPLLGHVLDTAHMLKPDAIHVVYGHGGEQVRAAFPGTGLVWVHQAEQKGTGHAMAQAMPKIAERATVLVLYGDVPLIRPQTLQELLSAAGDGLALLTAELADPAGYGRILRDPAGRVVRIVESKDAGPDEAAVREVYTGFLAAPAAKLRKWLAGLRNHNAQGEYYLTDIISMAAAERVAITTRAPRDLGEILGVNSKPELAQLERMYQKQQAEKLMQQGVTLRDPARLDVRGELTCGRDVVIDVNVVFEGKVVLQDGVQIGPNNVIRDTTIGAHTQILPSCVIEESVIGSHCRLGPFTRLRPGAEIADHVHLGNFVEIKKSRVGPGSKINHLSYVGDTTVGKDVNIGAGTIVCNYDGANKHPTVIGDKAFIGSNTALVAPLTVGEGATIGAGSVITKDAPAGELTLTRAPQMTKPGWKRPVKKSKDK encoded by the coding sequence ATGTCCGCCCCCCTCGAAATCGTCATCCTGGCTGCCGGCCAGGGCAAGCGCATGTACTCCGACCTGCCCAAGGTCTTGCACGGCCTGGCCGGCAAGCCCCTGCTGGGCCATGTGCTGGACACCGCGCACATGCTCAAACCGGACGCAATCCACGTGGTTTATGGTCATGGCGGCGAACAGGTGCGCGCGGCCTTTCCCGGGACAGGACTCGTCTGGGTCCATCAGGCGGAGCAGAAAGGCACCGGCCATGCCATGGCCCAGGCCATGCCCAAAATCGCTGAACGGGCCACCGTGCTGGTGTTGTACGGCGATGTCCCCCTGATCCGCCCACAGACCCTCCAGGAATTGCTTTCCGCCGCCGGTGACGGTCTGGCCCTGCTCACGGCCGAATTGGCCGATCCCGCCGGCTATGGCCGCATCCTGCGTGATCCGGCCGGCCGGGTGGTCCGAATCGTCGAGAGCAAGGATGCCGGCCCGGACGAGGCCGCCGTGCGCGAGGTCTACACCGGTTTCCTCGCCGCCCCGGCGGCAAAGCTCAGGAAATGGCTGGCCGGCCTGCGGAATCACAACGCCCAGGGTGAGTACTATCTGACTGATATAATTTCCATGGCGGCAGCGGAACGGGTGGCGATCACCACCCGCGCCCCCCGCGACCTCGGCGAAATCCTCGGGGTCAATAGCAAGCCGGAGCTCGCGCAATTGGAGCGCATGTACCAGAAACAGCAGGCGGAGAAACTCATGCAGCAGGGCGTGACCCTGCGCGACCCCGCGCGCCTGGACGTGCGCGGTGAACTGACCTGCGGACGCGACGTGGTGATCGACGTGAACGTGGTCTTCGAAGGCAAGGTCGTGCTTCAGGACGGCGTTCAGATCGGCCCCAACAACGTGATCCGCGACACCACCATCGGCGCCCACACGCAGATTCTTCCCAGCTGCGTCATCGAGGAATCCGTCATCGGCAGCCATTGCCGCCTCGGACCGTTCACGCGTCTGCGCCCGGGGGCGGAAATCGCGGACCACGTGCATCTGGGAAATTTCGTCGAGATCAAAAAATCCCGGGTCGGCCCCGGCAGCAAAATCAATCATCTGAGCTACGTCGGCGACACCACGGTGGGCAAGGACGTAAATATCGGCGCCGGCACCATCGTGTGCAATTACGACGGCGCCAACAAACATCCGACGGTCATCGGCGACAAGGCCTTCATCGGATCGAACACGGCGCTGGTGGCGCCGTTGACCGTGGGCGAAGGCGCCACCATTGGCGCCGGCTCGGTGATCACGAAAGACGCGCCGGCCGGCGAGCTGACACTGACACGCGCGCCGCAGATGACCAAGCCCGGCTGGAAACGGCCGGTGAAAAAAAGCAAAGATAAATAG
- the atpG gene encoding F0F1 ATP synthase subunit gamma — MAVGKEIRKKIKSVQNTQKITSAMEMVAASKMRRAQERMQAARPYATRIRHVIQHLHEGHPEYRHPFTVEREAKRVGLIIVTSDRGLCGGLNTNLLRAALVEMKGWRDRGLEMEVCNIGSKGFAFCKRFGFPVVSHVSHLGDRPRLEDLIGTIKVMLDAYSEGRLDRLFIVYNRFVNTMTQKPLLEQLLPLPPVPEQEAQELKHYWDYLYEPEDAHELLQDLITRYIESQIYHAVIENLACEQSARMVAMKAASDNAGALIDDLRLVYNKARQAAITQEISEIVGGAAAV; from the coding sequence ATGGCTGTCGGCAAAGAGATACGCAAGAAGATCAAGTCGGTCCAGAACACTCAGAAGATCACGAGTGCGATGGAGATGGTCGCGGCCAGCAAGATGCGCCGCGCCCAGGAACGCATGCAGGCCGCGCGCCCGTACGCCACCCGCATCCGTCATGTGATCCAGCATTTGCACGAGGGCCACCCGGAGTATCGCCACCCGTTTACGGTCGAGCGCGAGGCCAAACGCGTCGGGCTCATTATCGTCACCTCCGACCGCGGCCTGTGCGGCGGCCTCAACACCAATCTGCTGCGCGCCGCGCTGGTCGAAATGAAGGGCTGGCGCGACCGCGGTCTCGAGATGGAGGTGTGCAACATCGGCTCCAAGGGTTTCGCCTTCTGCAAGCGCTTCGGTTTTCCGGTGGTTTCGCATGTGTCGCACCTCGGGGACCGGCCGCGGCTGGAAGACCTGATCGGCACCATCAAGGTCATGCTCGATGCCTACAGTGAAGGCCGGCTGGACCGGCTGTTCATCGTCTACAACCGCTTCGTCAACACCATGACGCAGAAGCCGCTGCTGGAGCAGCTGCTGCCGCTGCCGCCGGTGCCGGAGCAGGAAGCGCAGGAACTGAAGCACTACTGGGACTACCTGTACGAACCCGAGGACGCGCACGAGTTGCTGCAGGACCTGATCACGCGCTACATCGAGTCGCAGATCTATCACGCCGTGATCGAGAACCTCGCGTGCGAGCAGTCGGCGCGCATGGTGGCGATGAAGGCCGCGAGCGACAACGCCGGCGCGCTCATCGACGATCTGCGGCTGGTGTACAACAAGGCGCGCCAGGCCGCGATCACGCAGGAGATCTCGGAGATCGTCGGCGGCGCCGCGGCGGTGTAA
- the atpA gene encoding F0F1 ATP synthase subunit alpha, producing the protein MQLNPSEISELIRARIEKFEVRAEARTEGTVVSLTDGICRIHGLSDVMQGEMIEFPNNTFGVALNLERDSVGAVILGEYKHITEGDTVKCTGRILEVPVGEALIGRVVDALGNAIDGRGPIKSEEHSPIEKIAPGVIQRQSVSQPVQTGLKSIDSMVPIGRGQRELIIGDRQTGKSALAIDTIINQKGTGIICIYVAIGQKSSSVAGVVRKLEEHGAMGHTIVVAASASESAAMQYIAPYSGCTMGEYFRDSGRDALIVYDDLTKQAWAYRQISLLLRRPPGREAYPGDVFYLHSRLLERAARVNADHVAKITNGKVTGKTGSLTALPIIETQAGDVSAFVPTNVISITDGQIYLDTDLFNAGMRPAINAGLSVSRVGGAAQTKIVKKLGGGVRLALAQYRELAAFSQFASDLDAATRKQLERGSRIMEVMKQPQYSPMSVAEMAVTLFAVNEGLLDDVAVNKVRAFEDGLQAYMKQKHQALLDRINATPEFNDVVAGELREAAKSFKANYIG; encoded by the coding sequence ATGCAACTCAATCCTTCCGAAATCAGCGAACTGATCCGTGCCCGTATCGAGAAGTTCGAGGTCCGGGCCGAGGCCCGTACCGAAGGCACCGTGGTCTCCCTCACCGACGGCATCTGCCGCATCCACGGCCTGTCCGACGTGATGCAGGGCGAGATGATCGAATTTCCGAACAACACCTTCGGGGTGGCGCTCAACCTCGAGCGCGACTCGGTCGGCGCGGTGATCCTGGGCGAGTACAAGCACATCACCGAGGGCGACACCGTCAAGTGCACCGGGCGCATCCTCGAGGTGCCGGTGGGCGAGGCGCTGATCGGGCGCGTGGTCGACGCCCTCGGCAACGCCATCGACGGGCGCGGCCCGATCAAGTCCGAGGAGCACTCGCCGATCGAGAAAATCGCCCCGGGTGTGATTCAGCGCCAGTCGGTGTCGCAACCGGTGCAGACCGGCCTCAAGTCGATCGACTCCATGGTGCCGATCGGCCGCGGCCAGCGCGAACTCATCATCGGCGACCGCCAGACCGGCAAGTCCGCGCTCGCCATCGACACCATCATCAACCAGAAGGGCACCGGGATCATTTGCATCTACGTCGCCATCGGCCAGAAGTCCTCGTCGGTGGCGGGGGTGGTGCGCAAGCTGGAAGAACACGGCGCCATGGGCCATACCATCGTGGTGGCCGCGAGCGCGTCCGAGTCGGCGGCCATGCAGTACATCGCGCCGTATTCCGGCTGCACCATGGGCGAGTACTTCCGCGACAGCGGGCGCGACGCGCTGATCGTGTACGACGACCTGACCAAGCAGGCTTGGGCCTACCGCCAGATCTCGCTGCTGCTGCGCCGCCCGCCGGGACGCGAGGCCTATCCGGGCGACGTGTTCTACCTGCACTCGCGCCTGCTCGAGCGCGCCGCGCGCGTCAACGCCGACCACGTGGCCAAGATCACCAATGGCAAGGTCACCGGCAAGACCGGCTCGCTCACCGCTCTGCCGATCATCGAGACCCAGGCCGGCGACGTGTCGGCATTCGTGCCGACCAACGTGATTTCGATCACCGACGGCCAGATCTACCTCGACACCGACCTGTTCAACGCCGGCATGCGCCCCGCGATCAATGCCGGTCTGTCGGTATCGCGCGTCGGCGGCGCGGCCCAGACCAAGATCGTGAAGAAGCTGGGCGGCGGCGTGCGCCTGGCGCTGGCGCAATACCGCGAGCTCGCCGCCTTTTCCCAGTTCGCCTCCGACCTCGATGCCGCCACGCGCAAGCAGCTCGAGCGCGGCAGCCGCATCATGGAGGTGATGAAGCAGCCGCAGTACTCGCCGATGTCGGTGGCGGAGATGGCGGTCACGCTGTTCGCCGTCAACGAGGGCCTGCTCGATGATGTCGCCGTCAACAAGGTGCGCGCCTTCGAGGACGGCTTGCAGGCATACATGAAGCAGAAGCACCAGGCGCTGCTCGACAGGATCAACGCCACGCCGGAGTTCAACGACGTCGTGGCCGGCGAGTTGCGCGAAGCGGCGAAGTCCTTCAAGGCCAATTACATCGGATAA
- the glmS gene encoding glutamine--fructose-6-phosphate transaminase (isomerizing) — protein sequence MCGIVGAVAQRNVVPILVEGLKRLEYRGYDSAGLAVLGDGGAERLDRVRAVGKVKALEDSIQQLKTEGQTGIAHTRWATHGVPSEDNAHPHVSHGVIAVVHNGIIENHEKLRTKLQELGYEFTSQTDTEVVAHLVHHHLKKQKDLCKAAMAAIGELEGAYALGIISRDEPHRLIAARKGSPLVVGVGIEERFIGSDVLALAPVTRNVIYLEEGDVADLRRTEHTIYDASGKKVERPVRVSEATADAVDRGQYRNFTEKEIFEQPKAVADTLEGRLGKGRILEEAFGVTAGQIFDNTKAVQIIACGTSFHAGSVARYWIESLAGLPCNVEIASEYRYRKHVVLPGTLVVTISQSGETADTLAALQQTRKLGYGHSLAICNVPESSLVRESELTLLTRAGPEIGVASTKAFVTQLTALLLLTIALARRHGLTAEKEKQLVEELEQLPGRIQKVLELSEEIRALSERFVDKHHALFLGRGVHYPIAMEGALKLKEISYIHAESYAAGELKHGPLALVDANMPVIAVAPNDELLEKLKSNLQEVRARGGELYVFSVKGTGVRASNTTKIRMPEVGEWTSPILYTVPLQLLAYYVALAKGTDVDQPRNLAKSVTVE from the coding sequence ATGTGTGGCATTGTCGGCGCGGTCGCGCAGCGTAACGTGGTTCCCATCCTGGTCGAGGGTCTGAAGCGTCTCGAATACCGCGGTTACGATTCGGCCGGGCTAGCCGTGCTCGGCGACGGCGGCGCGGAACGCCTCGACCGCGTGCGCGCCGTCGGCAAGGTCAAGGCGCTCGAGGACTCCATCCAGCAGCTCAAGACCGAGGGTCAGACCGGCATCGCCCATACGCGCTGGGCCACGCATGGCGTGCCGAGCGAGGACAACGCCCACCCGCACGTGAGCCACGGCGTCATCGCCGTGGTGCACAACGGCATCATTGAAAATCACGAGAAGTTGCGCACGAAGCTGCAGGAGCTGGGCTACGAATTCACCTCCCAGACCGACACCGAGGTGGTGGCGCACCTGGTGCACCACCACCTGAAAAAACAGAAAGATTTATGCAAGGCGGCCATGGCCGCGATCGGCGAGCTGGAGGGCGCGTACGCGCTCGGCATCATCAGCCGCGATGAGCCGCACCGCCTGATCGCCGCGCGCAAGGGCAGCCCGCTGGTGGTCGGGGTTGGCATCGAGGAGCGCTTCATCGGCTCCGACGTGCTGGCGCTGGCACCGGTGACGCGCAACGTGATCTATCTCGAGGAAGGCGACGTGGCCGACCTGCGCCGCACCGAGCACACCATTTACGACGCCAGCGGCAAGAAGGTCGAACGGCCAGTGCGCGTGTCCGAGGCCACGGCCGACGCCGTGGATCGTGGCCAGTATCGCAACTTCACCGAGAAGGAAATTTTCGAGCAGCCGAAGGCCGTGGCCGACACCCTCGAAGGCCGCCTCGGCAAGGGCCGCATCCTGGAAGAGGCCTTCGGCGTCACCGCCGGGCAGATCTTCGACAACACCAAAGCCGTTCAGATCATTGCCTGCGGCACCAGTTTCCACGCCGGTTCAGTGGCGCGCTACTGGATCGAAAGCCTCGCCGGCCTGCCATGCAACGTCGAGATCGCCAGCGAATACCGTTACCGCAAGCACGTGGTGCTGCCGGGAACGCTGGTGGTGACCATTTCCCAATCCGGCGAAACCGCCGACACGCTCGCGGCACTGCAACAGACCAGGAAGCTCGGCTACGGTCATTCGCTCGCCATCTGTAACGTGCCGGAGTCCTCGCTGGTGCGCGAGTCGGAACTCACGCTGCTCACCCGCGCTGGCCCGGAAATCGGCGTCGCTTCCACCAAGGCCTTCGTCACCCAGCTCACCGCCCTGCTGCTGCTCACCATCGCGCTGGCGCGCCGGCATGGATTGACCGCCGAGAAAGAAAAGCAGCTGGTGGAAGAACTGGAACAGCTCCCGGGCCGCATCCAGAAAGTGCTGGAACTGAGCGAGGAAATCCGCGCCCTGTCCGAGCGCTTCGTGGACAAGCACCACGCGCTGTTCCTCGGGCGCGGCGTGCACTACCCCATCGCCATGGAAGGGGCACTGAAGCTCAAGGAAATCTCCTACATCCACGCCGAATCCTACGCCGCCGGCGAACTGAAGCATGGTCCGCTGGCGCTGGTGGACGCCAACATGCCGGTCATCGCCGTCGCGCCCAACGACGAGCTGCTGGAAAAACTGAAATCCAATCTTCAGGAAGTGCGCGCCCGCGGCGGCGAGCTGTACGTGTTCTCGGTCAAGGGCACCGGCGTGCGCGCCAGCAACACCACCAAGATCCGCATGCCCGAGGTGGGCGAATGGACCTCGCCGATCCTCTACACCGTGCCGCTGCAATTGCTGGCCTACTACGTCGCGCTGGCGAAAGGGACGGACGTGGATCAGCCGAGGAATCTGGCGAAGTCGGTAACGGTGGAGTAG
- the uvrD gene encoding DNA helicase II produces the protein MDVSHLMDDLNDVQREAVGAPPGPLLVLAGAGSGKTRVLTHRVAWLVGVEGISPHSILAVTFTNKAAHEMRGRIESMLHTPVGGMWIGTFHGLSHRLLRSHWKEANLAQTFTILDSEDQLRVIRRLMKGMNMDEAYWPPKQAMWFINGHKEEGRRPKDLGESLDPTQRELRRVYVAYEETCQRSGLVDFAELLLRAYELLRDNPAMREHYQARFRHVLVDEFQDTNRIQYAWLRQFVGPERNLFVVGDDDQSIYGWRGAKVENILKFENDFPGTRTIRLEQNYRSTGTILKAANAVIGHNTGRLGKNLWTAGEEGEPIQFYTGYTDYDEARFVIDRIQDWVARGHARAECAILYRSNAQSRLFEERLINEGIPYRVYGGLRFFERAEIKDALAYLRLMASRHDDASFERVVNLPTRGIGAKTVDALRERAKGEKISMWDAAQKLLGAAELPARAREALLGFLQLIERLASETAGLALGETVEHMLAGSGLIEHYKKEKGEKAESRVENLEELINAARGYEHDEAEGLDPLSSFLAHAALEAGEGQAEAWQDCVQLMSLHSAKGLEFPLVFLTGLEEGLFPHQHSLQDPVRLEEERRLCYVGMTRARRQLVLTQAELRRLHGNEHYTSPSRFLGEIPEELLQEIRAKPAVSAYAPSSPARGLPADEPPAGGMRLGSRVRHGTFGDGVVLRYEGQGPHARVQVNFEAAGTKWLVIGYAKLQSL, from the coding sequence ATGGATGTTTCCCACCTGATGGACGATCTCAACGACGTGCAGCGCGAGGCCGTGGGCGCCCCGCCGGGGCCGCTGCTGGTATTGGCCGGCGCCGGCAGCGGCAAGACGCGCGTGCTGACCCACCGCGTGGCCTGGCTCGTCGGTGTCGAGGGCATCTCGCCACATTCCATTCTGGCGGTGACCTTCACCAACAAGGCCGCTCACGAGATGCGCGGCCGCATCGAGTCCATGCTGCACACGCCCGTGGGCGGCATGTGGATCGGCACCTTTCACGGCCTGTCGCACCGGCTGCTGCGATCCCATTGGAAAGAAGCAAACCTGGCTCAAACATTTACGATTCTGGATAGTGAGGACCAACTCAGAGTCATCCGGCGGCTCATGAAGGGCATGAACATGGACGAGGCCTACTGGCCGCCGAAGCAGGCCATGTGGTTCATCAACGGCCACAAGGAAGAGGGCCGGCGCCCGAAGGACCTCGGCGAATCGCTCGATCCAACCCAGCGCGAACTGCGCCGGGTATACGTGGCCTACGAGGAGACCTGCCAGCGTTCCGGGCTGGTCGATTTCGCCGAGCTGCTGCTGCGCGCCTACGAGCTGCTGCGCGACAACCCGGCCATGCGTGAGCACTACCAGGCGCGCTTCCGCCATGTGCTGGTGGACGAGTTCCAGGATACCAACCGCATTCAATACGCCTGGCTGCGCCAGTTCGTCGGGCCCGAGCGCAACCTGTTCGTAGTCGGCGACGACGACCAGTCGATCTACGGCTGGCGCGGCGCCAAGGTGGAAAATATTCTCAAGTTCGAAAACGATTTTCCCGGCACGCGCACCATTCGCCTCGAACAGAATTACCGTTCCACCGGCACCATCCTCAAGGCCGCCAACGCCGTCATCGGCCACAACACCGGACGTCTCGGCAAGAACCTGTGGACCGCGGGCGAGGAAGGCGAGCCGATCCAGTTCTACACCGGCTACACCGATTATGACGAGGCGCGTTTCGTGATCGACCGCATCCAGGACTGGGTCGCGCGCGGACACGCGCGCGCCGAGTGCGCCATCCTGTACCGCTCCAACGCCCAGTCACGCCTGTTTGAAGAACGCCTGATCAACGAGGGTATCCCTTATCGTGTGTATGGCGGCCTGCGCTTTTTCGAGCGCGCCGAGATCAAGGACGCGCTCGCCTATCTGCGGCTCATGGCCAGCCGCCACGACGACGCCTCTTTTGAGCGGGTGGTAAATCTTCCCACCCGCGGCATCGGCGCCAAGACCGTGGACGCGCTGCGCGAGCGCGCCAAGGGTGAAAAAATTTCCATGTGGGACGCGGCGCAGAAACTGCTCGGCGCCGCCGAGTTGCCGGCCCGCGCGCGCGAGGCGCTGCTTGGGTTCCTGCAACTGATCGAGCGCCTGGCCTCCGAGACCGCCGGGCTCGCGCTGGGCGAGACCGTCGAGCACATGCTCGCCGGCAGCGGGCTGATCGAGCACTACAAGAAGGAAAAGGGCGAGAAGGCCGAATCGCGTGTGGAAAACCTGGAGGAGCTGATCAACGCCGCGCGCGGTTACGAGCACGACGAGGCCGAGGGCCTCGATCCGCTGTCCTCGTTTCTGGCGCATGCGGCACTTGAGGCCGGCGAGGGCCAGGCCGAGGCCTGGCAGGACTGCGTCCAGCTCATGAGCCTGCACTCGGCCAAGGGGCTGGAATTCCCGCTGGTGTTCCTGACCGGTCTGGAAGAGGGCCTGTTCCCGCACCAGCATTCGCTCCAGGACCCGGTGCGGCTCGAGGAGGAGCGGCGCCTGTGTTACGTCGGCATGACCCGGGCGCGCCGCCAGCTGGTGCTGACCCAGGCCGAGCTGCGCCGCCTGCACGGCAACGAGCACTACACCAGCCCGTCGCGCTTCCTGGGGGAAATCCCCGAAGAGTTGCTTCAGGAAATCCGCGCCAAACCTGCGGTTTCGGCCTATGCCCCATCCAGCCCGGCGCGCGGCCTGCCGGCCGATGAGCCCCCGGCCGGGGGCATGCGCCTCGGCAGCCGGGTGCGCCACGGGACCTTCGGCGACGGGGTGGTGCTGCGCTACGAGGGCCAGGGTCCGCATGCCCGGGTGCAGGTCAATTTCGAGGCCGCCGGCACCAAGTGGCTCGTGATCGGATACGCCAAGCTCCAGTCCCTGTAA
- a CDS encoding FKBP-type peptidyl-prolyl cis-trans isomerase, protein MTAVVAKNKVISLIYVVRNEKGEIFEYRDLPVSYVHGSGTDLFPKIEQALEGRAVGDRVAVQLTPADAFGDRDPKLTFTDDIENAPPELRRVGAEFEAQNAKGESIMLTVTRIEGDRITVDANHPLAGQNISFEVTVQDIRDATPEEIRDGRPAGDLPTLQ, encoded by the coding sequence ATGACCGCCGTCGTTGCCAAGAACAAGGTTATTTCCCTCATTTACGTGGTGCGTAACGAGAAGGGGGAAATCTTCGAGTACCGCGACCTGCCGGTGTCGTACGTGCACGGCTCCGGCACCGACCTGTTTCCCAAGATCGAACAAGCCCTGGAAGGACGCGCCGTCGGCGACCGGGTGGCGGTGCAACTGACCCCGGCCGACGCCTTCGGCGACCGCGATCCCAAACTCACCTTCACCGATGACATCGAAAACGCGCCGCCCGAGCTGCGCCGTGTCGGCGCCGAGTTCGAGGCGCAGAACGCCAAGGGCGAGAGCATCATGCTGACGGTGACCCGCATCGAGGGCGACCGTATTACTGTCGACGCCAACCACCCGCTGGCCGGCCAGAACATCAGCTTCGAGGTGACGGTGCAGGATATCCGCGACGCCACCCCCGAGGAAATCCGCGACGGCCGACCCGCCGGCGACCTGCCGACTTTGCAATAA
- a CDS encoding F0F1 ATP synthase subunit epsilon, giving the protein MKALTMHVDIVSAEKEIFSGLAEMLVATLVNGEVGILPRHTPLLARMKPGEVRVKTPTEELSFYVSGGLLEVQPHVVTVLADTALRARDIDEAAALKAKERAEEALRNRQVDIDYAKAQAELAEAIAQLRAIQKLRERAHK; this is encoded by the coding sequence ATGAAGGCACTGACCATGCACGTCGACATCGTTTCCGCCGAGAAGGAGATTTTCTCCGGCCTGGCGGAGATGCTGGTGGCGACCCTGGTGAACGGCGAGGTCGGCATCCTGCCGCGCCACACGCCGCTGCTGGCGCGCATGAAGCCGGGCGAGGTGCGCGTGAAGACGCCGACCGAGGAGCTCTCGTTCTACGTCTCCGGCGGCCTGCTGGAAGTGCAGCCGCACGTGGTCACGGTGCTGGCCGACACCGCGCTGCGCGCCCGGGACATCGACGAGGCCGCCGCGCTCAAGGCCAAGGAACGCGCCGAGGAGGCGCTGCGCAACCGCCAGGTCGACATCGATTACGCCAAGGCCCAGGCCGAACTGGCCGAGGCCATCGCGCAGTTGCGTGCCATCCAGAAACTGCGCGAACGCGCCCACAAGTAA
- a CDS encoding F0F1 ATP synthase subunit delta — translation MAERRTTARPYAEAAFALARDARRLKPWSEMLGLLAAVVGDAGLQPLLDDPRLPRERLAELIIEIGDRHLDSEAQNFVRILAENRRLALLPEIIELYEMRRAEAEAIVEADVTSAYALTDAEQRKISEALKRRMGREVRVTTRVDASLLGGIVIRAGDLVIDGSVRGRIAALATHLNY, via the coding sequence ATGGCCGAACGCCGCACCACAGCACGTCCCTACGCCGAGGCCGCGTTCGCGCTCGCGCGCGACGCCCGGCGGCTCAAGCCCTGGTCCGAGATGCTCGGCCTGCTGGCCGCGGTCGTGGGCGATGCCGGCCTGCAGCCCCTGCTCGACGACCCGCGCCTGCCGCGCGAGCGTCTCGCCGAACTCATCATCGAGATCGGCGACAGGCATCTTGATTCCGAGGCGCAAAATTTTGTGCGCATTCTGGCGGAAAACCGCCGCCTGGCGCTGCTGCCGGAGATCATCGAACTTTACGAGATGCGCCGGGCCGAAGCCGAGGCCATCGTCGAGGCCGACGTGACCTCGGCCTATGCCCTGACCGACGCCGAACAGCGCAAGATCAGCGAGGCGCTCAAGCGCCGGATGGGACGCGAGGTGCGCGTCACCACGCGCGTCGACGCGTCGCTGCTGGGCGGGATTGTCATCCGTGCCGGCGATCTGGTGATCGACGGTTCCGTGCGCGGGCGCATCGCGGCGCTGGCCACGCATCTGAATTATTGA